In the genome of Chiloscyllium plagiosum isolate BGI_BamShark_2017 chromosome 22, ASM401019v2, whole genome shotgun sequence, one region contains:
- the cdk1 gene encoding cyclin-dependent kinase 1: MEDYVKIEKIGEGTYGVVYKGRHKTTQQIVAMKKIRLESEEEGVPSTAIREISLLKELQHPNIVCLQDVLMQDARLYLIFEFLSMDLKKYLDSLPSRQMMDQMLVKSYLYQITQGIAFCHSRRVLHRDLKPQNLLIDSKGVIKLADFGLARAFGVPVRVYTHEVVTLWYRAPEVLLGSARYSTPVDIWSIGTIFAEMATKRPLFHGDSEIDQLFRIFRTLGTPNNEIWPEVEALPDYKNTFPKWKAGSLSQVKNIDANGLDLLAKTLIYDPARRISAKEALRHPYFDDLDKSSLPANIQRN, translated from the exons ATGGAGGATTATGTAAAGATTGAGAAAATTGGTGAAG GTACTTATGGGGTCGTTTATAAAGGGCGTCATAAAACGACTCAGCAGATAGTAGCCATGAAGAAAATCCGGTTGGAGAGTGAAGAGGAAGGTGTTCCCAGCACTGCAATCAGAGAGATTTCCCTTTTAAAAGAACTACAGCACCCTAATATTGTCTG TCTTCAAGATGTACTAATGCAAGATGCAAGGCTGTACCTTATATTTGAATTTCTTTCAATGGATCTGAAAAAGTATTTGGATTCCTTACCTAGTCGTCAGatgatggaccaaatgctagTAAAG AGTTACCTGTACCAGATAACACAAGGGATTGCGTTCTGTCACTCGAGAAGAGTTTTGCACAGAGACTTAAAGCCTCAGAATTTGCTGATTGATAGTAAAGGCGTAATTAAATTGGCTGACTTTGGACTGGCTCGTGCCTTTGGTGTCCCTGTCAGAGTTTATACTCATGAG gtTGTGACACTGTGGTATAGGGCTCCTGAAGTACTCCTTGGTTCTGCCCGTTACTCCACACCAGTGGATATCTGGAGTATTGGCACAATATTCGCTGAAATGGCCACTAAGAGACCTCTCTTCCATGGAGACTCTGAAATTGATCAACTGTTCAGAATTTTCAG GACCTTGGGTACTCCAAACAATGAAATCTGGCCTGAGGTTGAGGCTTTGCCAGATTACAAGAACACCTTTCCCAAGTGGAAGGCAGGCAGCTTGTCACAAGTCAAGAACATTGATGCAAATGGCCTTGACCTGCTAGCA AAAACCTTGATTTATGATCCTGCTAGAAGAATATCTGCAAAAGAAGCTTTGCGTCACCCGTATTTTGATGACTTGGATAAATCTAGTCTCCCTGCCAATATCCAAAGGAATTAA